Genomic DNA from Thermoanaerobaculia bacterium:
CGGTCCCACAGCCCCGGCTTCGGGTCGGGAGCCGCGGGAGCGGCGGCGCGGGCGTCGTCGAGCCTCGCCTGCAGCGGAGCGGACACCTCGCCGTGTCCCGTGATCGAGCGCGCATGCTCGACGTACGGGGCCGCCTCCTCGACCGCCTTCCGGTCGAGCAGCGCGTCGGCGAGCGCCGTCGAGATGTCGGCGCGGGAAGGGTCGAGCCGCGCGGCTTCGCGCAGGTTCTCGATCGCCCGTTCCTTCCACATCGGATTCCGGCGCTGGGTGACGCCGAGGAGGTACCGGTACTCGGCGACTTCCGGGGCCCAACGGACCGCCTGTTCGAGCATCTTCACGGCCGGGTAATAGTCGCGCTCCCGGATGAGCTCCTGCGCGCGGCGATAGCTCGAGATCGCCGTGTCGCGCCGGAGCTCGGCGTTGCCGCCGTCGCCGGCCGAGGACATCGCGACGCCCCCGGAAAGCTCGCGGTCGTAGGCCGCGCGGCGACCGACGTCCGACAGCGCCTGCTCGGCCTCGCCGAGCCGCGCGCGAACGGACTCGGCCTTGCGCGCGAATTCCGGATCGGGGTCGTCCGCGGCGCCCTCGAGCGCCGCCCGCGCGCGGTCGACGGCCACCCGGATGTCCTCGGAGGACGCGCCGGGAGCGACCCCGAGCAGCTCGTAATGCGTGATCCAGTCGATCCGCCGCCACGTCTCCTCGAAGCGCTCGCGATCGAAGGGCTCTCGCGCGCCGTCTTCCGGCCAGCGGACCCATCCGGCGCATCGGAATCCGTAGAGCAGCTTCGCCGCGTTGGCGGGATTTCCCGGCCCCGAGCGGAGCAGCTCGCCGCACGACGTGTTTCCGTCGACCCGGGAGAGAAAGAGCCCGGCGGGGGACGCCGGCCGGACCCCCGCGGCCTTCCCCCGGTACGGGATCGCGGCGGGATCCCCCAGCCGTTCCGCGAACCGTTCGCTGTCGGGAAGTCGCACGACGCCGTCGAAGATCAGCGCGGCCGTGTCGAAGGCGACGGCGAGCCGGGGGTCGATCGCCTTCTCTTTCGGCGTGAAACGGAACCGGCCGCGGTTCCAGGGGAACGTCAACTGGACGATCCGTTCCGACAGACGCCGGACCTCCGCGGCGAGCGCGTCCGCGGCGATCCACGCTTTTTCGAGGAGGATCTCCCCGAAATACACGTTCTGTCGCCGGTTGGCCGCCGAGAGCGCGTCGGAAAGCTGCTCGTCGGTGAGCTGACCCCGGTTGCGGAGGAACGCGCCGAGCCGCTGCTCCGGACGCGACGAGATCGCCAGCTGGAGCTCGCCGCGCGAAAAGAAGAACGTCCGGACCTCGTCGCGCTTTTCGACGGTGAGCGTTCCGCTGGCGCCGCGCCGGACGATGGCGCCCATGAGCTCGGCGACCGGAACCTCGTCGAGGGCCCCTTCGATCTCGGGAGTCCGGAAGAGCGTTCTCTCGTTCTGGAACATCGGCGCCGGCGGGATGGGGAGCGCCCTGGTCAGTTCTTCCCGGGGCGGCCCGGCGGCCCGGGGCGTTCGCCCGCGCCTTCTCCGGCCGGCGAGGCGCCGGCGCGCGCCGCGGGCGGGTGCCGCGGGAAGTCCGGAGACGAAATCGAGAAGGAGGAAGCCCCCATCCGTTGGACGGATGCTAACACGGGGAACTTGTTGAAAATCAGGGGCCTCTCTGCTAGCCTTGCGCCCTTCCCGCGGAAGGCGGTCGTTCTTTGTGATCGTACGGGACGAGGGCCGGATCTCGAAATGCCTCGCGGCTTCCGGCCGGCAGCCCATCTAGGCTCGTAGCTCAGCTGGTAGAGCACTACCTCGACACGGTAGGGGTCAGCGGTTCGAACCCGCTCGAGCCTACCAATTCCCCTTTCGGGGTTCAGGCGCTTAGCTCAGCCGGGAGAGCGCTTCCTTCACACGGAAGAGGTCGGCGGTTCGATCCCGCCAGCGCCTACCATCGACGAAGGGTTTTTTCGACGCGAGGCGACTCGCGTTTTTTCGTTTTCAGGAGGCCGGTTGGAAATCCAGGTGACGCTTCCGGACGGCGCCGTGAAGTCGGTGCCCGCGGGCACGACGGTGGGCGAGATCGCGCGCGCGATCGGGCCGGGCCTCGCCAAGTCCGCGCTCGCCGGCCGGGTCGACGGCAAGGTCGTGGATCTCTCCCATCCCGTCGCCCGCGACGCGAAGGTGGAGATCGTCACGCCGAAGTCCCCGGACGCCGTCGACGTCTACCGCCACTCGACGGCCCATCTCACGGCCAACGCCGTCAAGCGCCTCTTCCCCGACGTCAAGATCGGCATCGGTCCCGCGATCGAGAACGGCTATTACTACGACTTCGATCCGGGAAGGCCGTTCACGCCGGAGGATCTCGCCGCGATCGAAGCCGAGATGCGGAAGATCGTCGCGGAGGACAACCGGGTCGAGCGTCTCGAGATGTCGAAGGAAGAGGCGATCCGGATCTTCGAAGGGCAGGGGGACACCCTGAAGGTCGAGATCATCCGGGGGATCCCCGACGACCGCGTGTCCTGCTATCGCCAGAAGGATTTCATCGATCTGTGCCGCGGCCCGCACGTTCCTTCGACGGGGAAGCTCGGCGTCTTCAAGCTCACGCACACCGCGGGGGCCTACTGGAAGGGGGACGAGCACAATCCGATGCTGCAGCGGATCTACGGCGCGTCGTTCCTGACGCAGGCCGAGCTCGACGCGCACCTGAAGCAGGTCGAGGAAGCGAAAGCGCGCGATCACCGCAAACTCGGGAGGGAGCTCGACCTCTTCTCGTTCCACCCCTGGGCGCCGGCGTCCCCCTTCTTCCATCCGAAGGGCGCGACGATCTACAACCTGCTGCTCGCCTACGTCCGCGGGCTGTACCGGAAGTACGGCTATCGCGAGGTGATCACGCCGCAGATCTTCGACGTCGAGCTCTTCAAGACGTCGGGGCATTACGCGAACTACAAGGAGAACATGTACCTGACGGAGATCGACGAGCGGGAATTCGGCGTCAAGCCGATGAACTGCCCGGGCCATTTCCTGATGTACGCCTCCCAGGCGTTCTCCTACCGCGATCTCCCCGTCCGGTACGCCGACTTCGGGCGACTGCACCGCTACGAGCGATCCGGAGTCACGCAGGGACTGACGCGCGTGCGCACGTTCTCGCAGGACGACTCGCACATCTTCTGCACGCTCGACCAGATGCCGGCGGAGATGGACCGCTTCATCGACTTCATCGACGAGGTCTATTCGACGTTCGGGTTCACGGACGTGCGGGTCGGCCTCGGGACCCGTCCGGAAAAGTTCATCGGCACGCCGGAGAACTGGGAACAGGCGGAGCGAGCGCTCGCGTCCGCGTTCGAGAAGCGCGGTCGCGAGTTCTTCGTCAACGCCGGCGACGGCGCCTTCTACGGGCCGAAGCTCGATTTCCAGGTCAAGGACGCGATCGGCCGCTACTGGCA
This window encodes:
- the thrS gene encoding threonine--tRNA ligase — encoded protein: MEIQVTLPDGAVKSVPAGTTVGEIARAIGPGLAKSALAGRVDGKVVDLSHPVARDAKVEIVTPKSPDAVDVYRHSTAHLTANAVKRLFPDVKIGIGPAIENGYYYDFDPGRPFTPEDLAAIEAEMRKIVAEDNRVERLEMSKEEAIRIFEGQGDTLKVEIIRGIPDDRVSCYRQKDFIDLCRGPHVPSTGKLGVFKLTHTAGAYWKGDEHNPMLQRIYGASFLTQAELDAHLKQVEEAKARDHRKLGRELDLFSFHPWAPASPFFHPKGATIYNLLLAYVRGLYRKYGYREVITPQIFDVELFKTSGHYANYKENMYLTEIDEREFGVKPMNCPGHFLMYASQAFSYRDLPVRYADFGRLHRYERSGVTQGLTRVRTFSQDDSHIFCTLDQMPAEMDRFIDFIDEVYSTFGFTDVRVGLGTRPEKFIGTPENWEQAERALASAFEKRGREFFVNAGDGAFYGPKLDFQVKDAIGRYWQLGTLQVDFANPVNFDLTYIGEDGGKHRPVVLHRAILGSVERFLGILIEHTAGDFPVWLAPVQAVVIPVSDKFADYARSVAAKLSEAGFRVEPDARSEKLGARIRHAELQKIPYMLIVGEREQATGSVSPRKRKAGDLGSCSLDEFSAALAAEAARRE
- a CDS encoding diguanylate cyclase; the encoded protein is MFQNERTLFRTPEIEGALDEVPVAELMGAIVRRGASGTLTVEKRDEVRTFFFSRGELQLAISSRPEQRLGAFLRNRGQLTDEQLSDALSAANRRQNVYFGEILLEKAWIAADALAAEVRRLSERIVQLTFPWNRGRFRFTPKEKAIDPRLAVAFDTAALIFDGVVRLPDSERFAERLGDPAAIPYRGKAAGVRPASPAGLFLSRVDGNTSCGELLRSGPGNPANAAKLLYGFRCAGWVRWPEDGAREPFDRERFEETWRRIDWITHYELLGVAPGASSEDIRVAVDRARAALEGAADDPDPEFARKAESVRARLGEAEQALSDVGRRAAYDRELSGGVAMSSAGDGGNAELRRDTAISSYRRAQELIRERDYYPAVKMLEQAVRWAPEVAEYRYLLGVTQRRNPMWKERAIENLREAARLDPSRADISTALADALLDRKAVEEAAPYVEHARSITGHGEVSAPLQARLDDARAAAPAAPDPKPGLWDRLWKRPDAMRNLEERARELEQQSRELAAANESLKQLSLIDGLTGVGNRRRFDAALAQEWTRAARDRAPLTVVMIDVDHFKAFNDALGHQSGDEYLQTVARALASVVQREQDVLARYGGEEFAVVLRPSGPAEATTVAESFRQKIERLRLRHPASPDGFLTVSVGVATGIPRRGFSPSALVAAADQALYKSKKDGRNRVTAIDSAF